One Nitrospirota bacterium genomic window carries:
- a CDS encoding shikimate dehydrogenase, which produces MITAKTKITGLIGYPVGHSLSPYMHNAAFSHLGLDFCYLCFSVHPDHLAKAVYGVRAMDFAGANVTVPHKEKAMAALDEIDEEARFIGAVNTIVNKDGKLIGYNTDGRGFMRSLTEAGISLKGKKVFVVGAGGAAKAITYYIAKEADALSIFDIDVPKLTSLTTHLKTVNSNVFAEKQNCDAIRNHDVIINATPLGLKPGDPAPFDFSLLSASHTVCDVIYKDTPLIKAAKTLHCPAANGLGMLFWQGVLAFELWTQTTAPVEIMRKALLEVYEKIVV; this is translated from the coding sequence ATGATTACAGCAAAAACAAAAATTACAGGCCTTATCGGTTATCCGGTAGGGCACAGTCTTTCACCGTACATGCACAATGCAGCCTTTAGCCATCTGGGGCTGGATTTTTGCTACCTGTGTTTTTCCGTACATCCGGATCATCTGGCAAAGGCAGTCTATGGCGTCAGGGCTATGGACTTTGCCGGGGCTAATGTGACAGTTCCCCATAAGGAAAAAGCTATGGCTGCCCTCGATGAGATAGATGAAGAGGCAAGGTTCATAGGGGCTGTCAACACAATTGTAAACAAAGATGGCAAACTTATCGGCTATAACACAGATGGCAGAGGGTTTATGAGATCACTTACAGAGGCTGGGATTTCGCTGAAAGGCAAAAAGGTGTTTGTTGTGGGGGCTGGAGGCGCTGCTAAAGCCATAACATACTACATTGCCAAAGAGGCCGACGCATTGAGCATCTTTGACATTGATGTGCCAAAGCTCACTTCTCTTACAACACACCTGAAAACTGTAAATTCAAACGTGTTTGCAGAAAAACAAAATTGCGATGCAATAAGAAACCACGATGTTATCATTAACGCAACCCCTCTTGGCCTTAAACCTGGCGATCCAGCGCCCTTTGATTTTTCGCTTCTTAGTGCCTCCCACACCGTCTGTGACGTTATATATAAAGATACTCCGCTTATTAAAGCAGCCAAAACCCTGCACTGTCCCGCCGCTAATGGGCTGGGAATGCTCTTTTGGCAGGGAGTGCTCGCATTTGAACTCTGGACCCAAACAACAGCTCCGGTTGAAATAATGAGAAAAGCCCTTCTTGAAGTTTACGAAAAAATTGTCGTTTAA
- a CDS encoding PASTA domain-containing protein — MKALLRVFVFFVLFVLVSLVTGYVTFNALTSSKSITVPDLTGKSLLEATGILAGVKLFLKIEGEDYSNAVKAGQIMKQNIPAGNKIKEGRTISVVMSKGQSFTDSDLKGLTLDKAYETAAQNKTKIDRVLEVHSDTQEKGTVIAQRPVSEEKGAAEIDLLVSAGPFVETYLCPDFIGKTTSYADKVADTIGIKTTVSGSGSKIISQKPQPDTMVKRGDTVSLQAEEEVVTDEHQPDQKEGESQ; from the coding sequence TTGAAAGCGTTGTTAAGGGTTTTTGTATTTTTTGTGTTATTTGTCCTTGTATCTCTGGTTACAGGGTATGTTACTTTTAACGCTCTTACCTCAAGTAAAAGCATAACGGTACCGGATTTAACCGGTAAAAGTCTTTTAGAAGCTACAGGTATATTAGCCGGAGTGAAATTATTTTTGAAAATTGAGGGTGAAGACTACAGCAACGCCGTGAAGGCCGGACAGATTATGAAACAGAATATTCCGGCGGGAAACAAAATAAAAGAGGGTAGAACCATATCTGTTGTGATGAGTAAGGGACAGAGCTTTACTGATTCAGACCTTAAGGGACTTACTTTGGATAAGGCTTACGAAACCGCAGCTCAGAACAAAACTAAAATAGACCGGGTGCTTGAGGTTCACTCCGATACTCAGGAAAAAGGCACAGTAATAGCACAAAGGCCGGTCTCAGAGGAAAAGGGCGCTGCTGAAATAGACCTGCTTGTTAGCGCAGGTCCATTTGTGGAGACCTACCTGTGCCCGGATTTTATAGGGAAAACCACCTCTTACGCAGATAAAGTGGCAGACACTATTGGAATTAAAACAACAGTTTCCGGCTCAGGCTCAAAAATTATCAGCCAGAAACCTCAGCCGGACACTATGGTTAAACGGGGAGACACTGTCAGTTTGCAAGCGGAGGAGGAGGTAGTTACTGATGAACACCAGCCAGATCAAAAAGAAGGGGAATCACAATGA
- a CDS encoding tetratricopeptide repeat protein has protein sequence MQSKIEKYLDKASEHTDASEYGKALKAYEKALKLCENEDDSRLRCLCALADCKRMSGKFTEAAEDYKRARELSMSLNDTVSALDSIVGWALALRALGLWKEALQKIEEAEAGYIEKTDKSGIAFCLWAKAGTFRISGDIRQAVELFERAKEMFEQLDETSGVGYCHTGLGGAKRMAGDFASSFDNYTRSNTIFKKEKDRFGVAYSFCGIGNALRMTGEFQDSRKFLNKALKIYEQIDDIVSSAYTVWSLGVLSLMQGRISESEKHFARALRCFKKTSDVRGVAYVFLGNAQVEFLSKRKRQSIILVKKALDLTARYSFSIEHCHGSAMLAALEGNEHACHKGLGIYDIGGSFPFNIP, from the coding sequence GTGCAAAGTAAAATAGAAAAATACCTTGATAAAGCCTCCGAACACACGGATGCCTCAGAGTACGGGAAAGCGCTAAAGGCTTATGAAAAAGCATTAAAACTGTGTGAAAATGAGGATGATTCAAGACTTAGATGTCTTTGTGCTTTAGCCGACTGTAAGCGGATGAGCGGCAAGTTCACAGAGGCCGCCGAGGATTACAAACGGGCGCGTGAGCTTTCAATGTCACTTAACGACACTGTCAGCGCACTGGACAGCATAGTGGGATGGGCACTGGCATTACGGGCTTTGGGGTTATGGAAAGAAGCCCTTCAGAAAATTGAAGAGGCTGAGGCCGGATATATTGAAAAAACGGACAAATCCGGCATAGCCTTTTGTTTATGGGCAAAGGCTGGAACTTTCAGAATATCGGGTGATATAAGGCAGGCTGTTGAATTGTTTGAGCGTGCCAAAGAGATGTTTGAACAATTAGATGAAACCTCAGGGGTTGGCTACTGCCATACCGGCTTAGGCGGGGCAAAGCGAATGGCTGGGGATTTTGCCTCATCTTTTGACAATTACACCAGGTCAAACACCATTTTCAAAAAAGAAAAAGATCGCTTTGGAGTTGCCTACTCATTTTGCGGTATTGGCAATGCACTGCGTATGACAGGTGAGTTTCAAGACAGCAGAAAGTTTTTAAACAAAGCCCTGAAAATTTATGAGCAGATAGATGACATCGTAAGCTCAGCATATACTGTGTGGAGTTTAGGGGTTCTTTCTTTGATGCAGGGCAGGATTTCTGAAAGTGAAAAACACTTTGCGCGGGCTCTCAGGTGTTTTAAGAAGACCTCCGATGTGCGGGGAGTTGCTTATGTTTTTTTAGGCAATGCACAGGTTGAGTTTCTTAGTAAAAGAAAGCGGCAGTCAATCATCTTAGTTAAAAAAGCACTGGATTTAACTGCACGTTATTCTTTCAGCATAGAGCACTGCCATGGGAGCGCCATGCTGGCGGCATTAGAGGGAAATGAACACGCATGCCACAAAGGGTTAGGGATTTATGATATTGGAGGCTCTTTCCCTTTTAATATTCCGTAA
- the nrfD gene encoding polysulfide reductase NrfD → MLMDEHTLAHGAYWTVKEFFTYPNEYIYWGIHIVIYPYLTGLVAGAFVLSSLYHVFGKDELKPVAKFSLVFSLALLIMAPTPLLLHLTQPQRSINIMMTPHFYSAISAFTFIYLTYMSIVLSEIWFVFRPYIIKQAQERNGLMGLLYKVLTLGSYDVSEKALHIDEKIVKILATAGIPAACVLHGYVGFIFGSVKTVPLWKTPLMPFIFLMSAVISGVAVCIVTYIAGMAFKKHFICFVPIKSMCKVLSYFLAIAFLLEGIDIVFHAYTAEEFWGIMSELLFKRFAFKMIVVQWICGMILPFFLLVLPRLSMLRAFVAASLVLMGVFTMRWDVVIGGQSMSKSFAGFLEFHIPFLSKNFDILKEGIIPAVGLLMAPFVLLFIFNKVLPVFKDIFTEQECAEAEDRLSQRLF, encoded by the coding sequence ATGTTAATGGATGAGCATACACTTGCACATGGAGCATATTGGACAGTAAAAGAGTTTTTTACATACCCTAATGAGTATATATACTGGGGAATACATATTGTTATATATCCGTACCTAACCGGTCTTGTAGCAGGAGCATTTGTGCTTTCCTCGTTGTATCATGTCTTTGGAAAGGATGAGCTTAAACCAGTTGCTAAGTTTTCGCTGGTGTTTTCGCTTGCTCTTTTGATAATGGCGCCTACCCCGCTTCTCCTACACCTGACACAGCCGCAAAGGTCTATTAATATAATGATGACGCCGCATTTTTATTCTGCGATTTCAGCCTTTACATTTATTTATCTAACATATATGTCAATTGTGCTTTCTGAGATATGGTTTGTTTTCAGGCCTTATATCATTAAGCAGGCTCAGGAAAGAAATGGTTTGATGGGGTTACTTTACAAGGTACTGACTCTGGGCAGTTATGATGTTAGTGAGAAGGCACTGCACATTGATGAAAAAATAGTGAAAATACTGGCAACTGCGGGAATTCCTGCAGCCTGTGTGCTACATGGATATGTTGGATTCATATTTGGATCGGTAAAAACTGTGCCGCTTTGGAAGACCCCGCTTATGCCTTTCATTTTTCTTATGTCAGCGGTTATCTCAGGCGTTGCTGTCTGTATTGTTACCTACATAGCTGGAATGGCTTTCAAGAAGCACTTTATATGTTTTGTGCCTATAAAGAGTATGTGCAAAGTGCTCTCTTACTTTTTAGCGATAGCATTTCTTTTAGAGGGGATAGACATCGTTTTTCACGCATACACGGCAGAGGAGTTCTGGGGCATAATGAGCGAGCTGCTGTTTAAACGCTTTGCTTTCAAAATGATAGTAGTACAATGGATATGCGGAATGATCCTTCCTTTCTTTTTGCTGGTGCTGCCACGCCTTTCGATGCTGAGGGCTTTTGTTGCAGCTTCTCTTGTTCTCATGGGTGTGTTTACGATGCGTTGGGATGTTGTCATAGGCGGACAGTCTATGTCCAAAAGTTTTGCAGGATTCTTAGAATTTCATATACCGTTTTTATCTAAGAATTTTGACATACTTAAAGAGGGGATTATTCCTGCAGTTGGGCTTTTAATGGCTCCGTTTGTCCTCCTGTTCATATTCAACAAAGTGTTGCCTGTGTTTAAAGATATCTTTACAGAGCAAGAGTGTGCAGAGGCAGAGGACAGACTCTCACAGAGACTATTCTAG
- a CDS encoding DUF512 domain-containing protein, giving the protein MSESVSNRVHAVEDNSPAGLSDIRVLDEIVSINGNKISDGLDLAFYAQDETLDILLKRRGKIIGKLIEKDEGAPLGVEIEPFKIKTCKNRCQFCFVSQMPAGFRKTLYVKDEDFRLSFLYGNYITLSNLTEYDRQRIIEQRLSPLYISVHTTNNALRAKLMGNPALADINKEIHFFVKNKIKLHAQVVLCPGINDGAELDRTLGDLRKHYPFVMSVAVVPVGLTAFHKKKIQPVTKEDAQKALEIIESHQKKCIKKHGEPVIYGSDELYIKSGIKFPPLEHYGDLPQIENGVGMLPAFLHKASRFRSIKHPSKRKFITYTGVSFYPYLREFTLKLNKKTGIDIQAIQVENHVFGNTITVCGLLTGRDIVRSLIDQIKGDEILLIPDVSLKSGKSVFLDDITVEFISEALKVEVKTIESTFEGLISALGESTT; this is encoded by the coding sequence ATGAGTGAATCTGTCAGTAACAGAGTGCATGCGGTAGAGGACAACTCTCCGGCTGGTCTTTCAGACATAAGGGTCTTAGACGAGATAGTGTCCATAAACGGTAATAAGATATCTGACGGGCTAGACCTTGCATTTTATGCGCAGGATGAGACACTCGATATACTCCTGAAACGGCGAGGTAAAATCATCGGTAAACTTATTGAAAAAGATGAGGGAGCCCCGCTTGGCGTTGAAATTGAGCCCTTTAAGATAAAAACATGCAAAAACCGCTGCCAGTTCTGTTTTGTATCTCAGATGCCCGCCGGATTTAGAAAAACCCTGTACGTTAAGGACGAGGACTTCAGACTCTCCTTCCTGTACGGCAATTACATAACACTTTCTAACTTGACGGAATATGACAGACAGAGAATTATCGAGCAGCGCTTAAGCCCGCTCTATATATCTGTGCACACCACAAACAACGCTCTCAGAGCCAAACTTATGGGTAATCCAGCACTTGCCGACATAAACAAGGAGATTCATTTTTTTGTTAAAAACAAGATAAAGCTCCATGCACAGGTGGTGCTGTGTCCTGGCATAAACGACGGCGCTGAGCTTGACCGGACGCTGGGCGATTTAAGGAAACACTATCCGTTTGTTATGTCTGTAGCAGTGGTGCCGGTGGGCTTGACGGCTTTTCATAAGAAAAAGATTCAGCCTGTCACCAAAGAGGATGCCCAAAAAGCACTTGAAATCATAGAGTCACATCAGAAGAAATGTATAAAAAAGCACGGAGAGCCCGTCATATATGGCTCAGATGAGCTATATATAAAAAGCGGGATAAAGTTTCCGCCTCTTGAACACTATGGTGACCTGCCGCAAATAGAAAACGGAGTTGGGATGTTACCGGCATTTCTTCACAAAGCCTCACGCTTCAGATCAATTAAGCACCCTTCAAAGCGAAAATTTATCACCTACACCGGAGTTTCGTTTTATCCGTACCTCCGGGAATTTACGCTTAAACTCAACAAGAAAACCGGCATAGACATACAGGCCATACAGGTTGAAAACCATGTGTTTGGCAATACCATAACCGTATGCGGCCTTCTTACAGGACGTGACATTGTGCGCTCACTGATAGACCAAATAAAGGGTGATGAAATCCTGCTCATACCGGATGTTTCCCTTAAATCCGGGAAAAGCGTGTTTCTTGACGATATAACAGTTGAGTTTATTTCTGAGGCACTAAAGGTTGAGGTTAAAACAATAGAGTCCACCTTTGAGGGACTTATATCTGCCCTTGGGGAGAGTACGACATGA
- a CDS encoding cytochrome c3 family protein: protein MKMSHAWRPVILIVGAVVFLLIFRTIYVPGDFTAKSGDYKYQWHSLKNEKYWTDYPVKYMGQEFCGQCHSDKVEKIKASGHQKVQCEDCHVMTSKPDKKHPVDLKEDFKYLLEIGVDSSRELCKRCHAKLPFRPAEYSESSKGTIKFNMIDPKTHNAGIECVTCHDVHTAGFK, encoded by the coding sequence ATGAAAATGAGCCATGCGTGGCGTCCGGTGATTTTGATAGTAGGAGCGGTGGTGTTTCTTTTGATCTTCAGGACAATTTATGTGCCAGGTGATTTCACAGCTAAAAGCGGTGACTACAAGTATCAGTGGCATAGTTTAAAAAACGAGAAGTACTGGACGGATTATCCGGTAAAGTACATGGGACAAGAGTTCTGTGGTCAGTGCCACTCTGATAAGGTGGAAAAGATAAAAGCCTCAGGGCACCAGAAGGTGCAGTGTGAGGACTGCCATGTGATGACTTCAAAGCCAGACAAGAAGCACCCAGTTGACCTGAAGGAAGATTTTAAGTATCTGCTTGAAATCGGAGTGGACAGCTCGCGTGAACTTTGTAAGAGATGTCATGCAAAGTTGCCATTCAGACCGGCGGAGTATTCTGAGTCCTCAAAGGGAACTATTAAGTTTAATATGATAGACCCAAAGACCCACAATGCCGGCATAGAGTGTGTAACGTGCCACGATGTGCACACTGCGGGATTTAAATAG
- a CDS encoding ribulose-phosphate 3-epimerase produces the protein MILIAPSILSADFLELGREIKDTEAAGADYLHIDVMDGSFVPNITIGYFVVEQIKKVATIPLDVHLMIEKPDRYVVNFIEAGADILTIHLEAERHLHRTINWIKQQGAKAGVSINPATPLALLEDIIADVDLVLIMSVNPGFGGQKFIPGAVNKIIRLKEMLKERGLNPVIEVDGGVSPKNIKTIADAGANMVVMGSAFYTSGNYSKTISDIRTITGAK, from the coding sequence ATGATACTAATAGCTCCATCAATACTGTCGGCTGATTTTTTGGAGTTGGGCAGGGAAATAAAAGATACGGAGGCGGCAGGGGCTGACTACCTCCACATTGACGTCATGGATGGCAGCTTTGTGCCCAATATAACTATCGGGTACTTTGTCGTTGAACAGATTAAAAAGGTGGCAACTATTCCACTTGATGTTCACCTTATGATAGAAAAACCGGACAGATATGTAGTCAACTTTATAGAGGCAGGGGCTGATATCTTAACTATTCACCTTGAAGCCGAGAGACACCTGCACCGAACCATCAACTGGATAAAACAACAGGGTGCCAAAGCCGGAGTTTCCATTAACCCTGCTACCCCTCTTGCTCTGCTTGAGGATATAATTGCCGATGTTGACCTTGTGCTTATAATGAGCGTAAACCCGGGATTTGGCGGACAAAAGTTTATTCCGGGAGCGGTTAATAAGATAATACGGCTAAAGGAGATGCTCAAAGAGCGTGGCCTAAACCCTGTCATAGAGGTTGATGGCGGAGTGTCGCCCAAAAACATTAAAACCATTGCCGATGCCGGAGCAAACATGGTGGTCATGGGTTCAGCATTTTATACATCCGGCAACTATTCAAAAACTATATCAGACATTCGGACTATTACCGGTGCAAAGTAA
- a CDS encoding 4Fe-4S dicluster domain-containing protein codes for MVTRRDFIKAGLLTVAGMAIPISALEMFKPEAMASLVRSFSEKKRWAFVVDTTKCVGCGMCAKACKLENEIPFEAEVQRTWVERYIQLKDGDVIIDSPKGAREGFTSNDPYGHEVKDEEITKQFYVPKLCNQCEKPSCVQVCPAGATYKTEDGVSLVDRSWCIGCGYCITNCPYFARFFNPVTNTADKCTFCYHRITKGKQTACIDACAFGVRKIGYINDPNSEVFKIISSKRVAVLKPEYGNEPHVFYLGLDQIVR; via the coding sequence ATGGTGACAAGAAGAGATTTTATTAAGGCCGGGCTGCTTACTGTAGCAGGTATGGCAATCCCGATAAGCGCTCTTGAGATGTTTAAGCCGGAGGCGATGGCATCTTTGGTTCGGTCATTCAGCGAAAAGAAAAGATGGGCCTTCGTTGTGGACACAACAAAATGCGTTGGCTGTGGGATGTGTGCCAAGGCATGTAAGCTGGAAAATGAAATACCCTTTGAGGCTGAGGTACAACGCACATGGGTGGAAAGATACATACAGTTAAAAGACGGCGATGTGATAATAGACTCGCCTAAGGGCGCACGTGAAGGGTTCACCTCAAATGATCCCTATGGACATGAGGTTAAGGATGAGGAGATAACTAAGCAGTTCTACGTACCCAAGCTCTGTAACCAGTGTGAAAAGCCATCATGTGTGCAGGTATGTCCGGCTGGTGCTACATATAAGACAGAGGACGGCGTTTCTTTGGTTGACCGCTCATGGTGTATCGGGTGTGGGTACTGTATAACCAACTGTCCGTATTTTGCAAGATTTTTTAATCCTGTGACCAACACGGCTGATAAGTGTACGTTCTGCTACCACAGAATTACTAAAGGCAAACAAACAGCTTGTATAGACGCCTGTGCTTTTGGTGTAAGGAAAATAGGATATATTAATGACCCCAATAGTGAGGTCTTTAAGATAATCAGCTCTAAGAGAGTCGCAGTGCTAAAACCTGAGTACGGCAATGAACCGCACGTTTTTTATTTGGGTCTTGACCAAATCGTAAGATAA
- a CDS encoding 4-alpha-glucanotransferase yields MKFGEITRFMTGVAIPVFSIKTEENCGIGDFLDLIKFAHFCKKASLDVIQILPVNDTGMDASPYNALSAFALHPIYIRLETLADGDLKWNDSFTTEIAAAKKRLNALPKVDYLEVRSFKEGMLKKIYLYNEKKIKGSKELAQWISENKWVLPYAVYRAIKDTYMFDTWLNWKEMRDPSEADLKQYWKEHETEVMFFAWVQFELEKQLVMASKTIEEMGLRLKGDIPILINEDSADVWYDRRLFDLKGRAGAPPDMFSDIGQNWGFPCYNWDVLKKEDYSFWRARLKQAAKFYHAYRIDHVLGFFRIWRIPETESSGRLGHFDPCASMSISDIMNAGFSAYQVRSFAEPLFTKSYLRSYFGNSSEYVISTYFKEDSDGNFSFNSAISGERAILALKDNDDTKIKLLDLYRDRLLVQPNVLVDSYQPTWLYYKSRAFHNMDDGQRYRVRELIDRTTAQNEKIWAENALTLLTMMCETTDMLVCAEDLGAVPKCVPGVLEKLNILSLRVERWARDYNMDPAPYIDTGDYPRLSVCSPSVHDTSVLRGWWEEGNWDRNQYYNLLHLYGDCPHHLTTEVAAAVIRRNMRSNSMLTIFPLQDLLALHDDLRMPLPEDERVNVPGTITTSNWSFRMKDNVERLLNYDNYTNYLRSFIDERRNRYF; encoded by the coding sequence ATGAAATTTGGTGAAATAACAAGATTTATGACGGGGGTTGCAATCCCTGTTTTTTCCATAAAAACGGAGGAAAACTGCGGCATTGGAGATTTTCTTGATTTAATAAAATTTGCACATTTTTGTAAGAAGGCCTCTCTTGACGTTATCCAGATTCTTCCGGTAAATGACACCGGTATGGACGCATCCCCGTATAACGCTCTCAGCGCCTTTGCCCTTCATCCAATCTACATAAGGCTTGAAACACTGGCTGACGGCGATCTCAAGTGGAACGACAGCTTCACAACCGAAATTGCTGCGGCTAAGAAACGCCTTAATGCCCTGCCAAAAGTTGACTACCTTGAGGTGCGATCCTTTAAGGAGGGCATGCTTAAGAAAATCTATCTCTATAACGAAAAGAAAATAAAAGGATCAAAAGAGCTCGCTCAGTGGATTTCTGAAAATAAATGGGTTTTGCCTTATGCCGTCTATCGCGCAATTAAGGACACGTACATGTTTGACACGTGGCTCAACTGGAAAGAAATGAGAGACCCCTCTGAGGCAGATTTAAAACAGTATTGGAAAGAACACGAGACAGAGGTTATGTTTTTTGCATGGGTACAGTTTGAACTGGAAAAACAGCTCGTCATGGCATCAAAAACCATAGAGGAAATGGGGTTGAGACTAAAGGGTGACATCCCTATTTTGATAAATGAAGACAGCGCCGATGTGTGGTATGACAGGAGGCTCTTTGACTTAAAAGGACGTGCAGGCGCTCCCCCTGATATGTTTTCCGATATAGGCCAAAACTGGGGCTTCCCGTGTTATAACTGGGATGTGCTTAAAAAGGAGGACTACAGCTTCTGGCGTGCAAGACTTAAACAAGCAGCTAAGTTCTACCACGCCTACCGTATAGATCACGTGCTTGGGTTTTTCCGCATCTGGCGGATACCGGAAACCGAGTCCTCCGGACGGCTTGGGCACTTTGACCCCTGTGCCTCAATGTCTATCTCCGATATTATGAATGCCGGATTCTCTGCCTATCAAGTGCGCTCTTTTGCCGAACCACTCTTTACAAAATCATATCTTAGAAGTTATTTTGGAAACTCCTCGGAATATGTCATAAGCACCTACTTTAAAGAAGACTCGGACGGTAATTTTTCCTTTAACTCAGCTATCAGTGGAGAGAGAGCTATTCTTGCTTTAAAAGATAATGATGATACTAAAATTAAACTCCTTGATCTTTACCGTGACCGCCTTCTGGTTCAACCCAATGTCCTTGTGGATTCATATCAGCCAACATGGTTATACTACAAAAGCCGGGCGTTTCACAATATGGATGACGGGCAGCGCTACCGTGTGCGTGAGCTGATAGACAGAACTACCGCTCAAAACGAAAAAATATGGGCAGAAAACGCTCTGACGCTTCTTACCATGATGTGTGAAACAACGGATATGCTCGTTTGTGCTGAAGATTTAGGGGCGGTGCCAAAGTGTGTGCCCGGGGTGTTAGAGAAACTTAACATTCTCAGCCTGAGAGTAGAGCGTTGGGCACGGGACTATAATATGGACCCGGCCCCGTACATTGATACCGGAGACTATCCGCGGTTAAGCGTCTGTTCACCCTCAGTTCATGACACATCAGTACTCAGAGGCTGGTGGGAGGAGGGCAATTGGGACAGAAACCAGTACTATAACCTGCTCCATTTGTATGGCGACTGCCCGCATCATCTGACCACGGAGGTTGCCGCCGCTGTAATTAGAAGAAACATGCGCTCTAACTCTATGCTCACCATCTTTCCGCTTCAGGATCTTCTGGCTCTCCATGACGATTTAAGAATGCCACTGCCTGAAGATGAACGCGTCAATGTGCCCGGAACAATCACCACCTCTAACTGGTCATTTAGGATGAAAGACAATGTGGAGCGGCTCCTTAACTATGATAACTATACAAATTACCTCAGAAGTTTTATTGATGAGCGCAGGAACCGCTATTTTTGA
- a CDS encoding CDP-alcohol phosphatidyltransferase family protein, translated as MEKPNTAVLNVPNVLTMLRIVAIPFFAALLIYAQYRWALIIFVAASITDALDGLIARLTKKQTQLGKFLDPTADKFLLITSYVLFSFYGFIPTWLTICIISRDLIVVVGWGLLYMVRHVVFIMPSVYGKFAIAFQMVLLAYMLLKINFRGVFPDPKLLVIVTAVLTVVSGLHYLYKGFMYANE; from the coding sequence GTGGAAAAACCAAACACCGCTGTGCTAAATGTACCAAATGTCCTGACTATGTTAAGGATAGTGGCAATACCTTTTTTTGCCGCTCTTTTAATCTATGCACAGTACCGGTGGGCACTCATCATATTTGTTGCGGCCTCGATAACGGATGCTCTTGACGGGCTGATAGCACGGCTTACAAAAAAGCAAACACAGCTGGGAAAGTTTTTAGACCCTACGGCCGATAAGTTTTTGCTTATAACGTCTTATGTGCTGTTTTCTTTTTACGGGTTCATTCCAACATGGCTGACAATTTGCATAATCAGCAGGGATTTGATCGTAGTTGTGGGCTGGGGGCTGCTGTACATGGTTAGGCACGTGGTCTTTATAATGCCCTCTGTGTATGGCAAATTTGCTATAGCATTTCAGATGGTGCTGTTAGCGTATATGCTTTTAAAAATTAATTTCCGCGGAGTTTTTCCCGACCCTAAGCTGCTTGTTATAGTGACGGCTGTGCTTACGGTGGTCTCAGGGCTCCATTATCTTTACAAGGGGTTTATGTACGCAAATGAGTGA